One window of the Leptospiraceae bacterium genome contains the following:
- the metG gene encoding methionine--tRNA ligase: protein MKKRKILVTSALPYANGPIHLGHLVEYIQTDIWVRFQKLQGNEVYYFCADDTHGTPIMITAQKLNLTPEELIEKIYKEHLRDLTLFEVEFDNYYTTNSTENRALSERIYLKAKEKGHIYKKKVKQLFCPHDKMFLPDRYVKGKCPKCGAEDQYGDSCEKCGASYRPTDLIEPRCALCGTIPIEKEEDHIFFKLSDFTEFLKEWTQTRLDEGIKNKLMEWFEQGLKDWDISRDGPYFGFEIPDEPNKYFYVWLDAPVGYIASSLNYFQKHKKEKTFFEFWNVENEQKTEVYHFIGKDIVYFHTLFWPALLKAGDFRTPTSVFVHGFLTINGEKMSKSRGTFVKAQSYLKFLDPQALRYFYASRLGSSIDDLDFTIEDFVNKYNGSVVGNFANIFSRSAKLLETLDNTLSTPTEKGKQLIQTLLQKKSEILDNYEKRNLQKVVRILEDLGSEINRYITEKEPWVVIKQNPEEARKILTDVLNAGWILSIYLYPILPSFSKGVWEFLNIPVEYKNQFSILSNKVEKQTLLPSNHKIHPYRHLATRIQKEDVEKMFQEEQKEIPQAEEKETKTQWITIEDFNKIEIKIGKIVEAKFVEGADKLLQLKIDVGEKTPRNVFAGIKEHYQPNEIVGMKVAVVTNLQPRKMKFGVSEAMILAANDQGKLSLLLPHKDVETGSIVK, encoded by the coding sequence ATGAAAAAAAGAAAAATTCTCGTTACTTCCGCATTGCCTTATGCGAATGGTCCTATTCATTTAGGACATTTGGTAGAATATATTCAGACTGACATTTGGGTTCGGTTCCAAAAACTACAGGGGAATGAAGTATATTATTTCTGCGCTGATGATACTCATGGAACCCCCATCATGATCACAGCTCAAAAATTAAATCTCACTCCAGAAGAATTAATAGAAAAAATTTATAAAGAACATTTAAGGGATTTGACTTTATTCGAAGTAGAGTTTGATAACTACTACACTACTAACTCAACCGAAAATCGAGCATTATCAGAAAGAATTTACCTAAAAGCAAAAGAAAAAGGACATATCTATAAAAAAAAAGTAAAGCAGTTGTTTTGTCCCCATGATAAAATGTTTCTTCCTGATCGGTATGTGAAGGGGAAATGTCCTAAATGCGGTGCAGAAGATCAATATGGGGATTCTTGTGAAAAATGTGGAGCATCTTATCGACCCACTGACTTGATTGAGCCAAGATGTGCCCTTTGCGGCACAATACCAATCGAAAAAGAAGAGGATCATATTTTTTTTAAGCTTTCTGACTTTACTGAGTTTCTCAAAGAGTGGACACAAACACGTTTAGATGAGGGAATCAAAAATAAACTCATGGAATGGTTCGAGCAAGGATTAAAGGATTGGGACATTAGTAGAGACGGACCTTATTTTGGCTTTGAAATCCCCGATGAACCCAATAAATATTTTTATGTCTGGTTAGATGCACCGGTTGGATACATTGCTTCTTCTTTGAATTATTTTCAAAAGCACAAAAAAGAAAAAACATTTTTTGAGTTTTGGAACGTGGAAAACGAACAAAAAACAGAAGTCTATCACTTTATTGGAAAAGACATTGTTTATTTCCATACATTGTTTTGGCCAGCACTATTAAAAGCTGGGGATTTTCGAACTCCTACATCTGTTTTTGTTCATGGCTTTTTGACCATCAATGGTGAGAAGATGTCAAAATCTCGTGGAACGTTCGTGAAAGCTCAAAGTTATTTGAAGTTTCTGGATCCACAAGCCCTGAGGTACTTTTATGCTTCTCGATTAGGTTCTTCCATTGATGATTTGGATTTTACGATAGAAGATTTTGTTAATAAATATAATGGTTCGGTTGTTGGGAATTTTGCGAATATCTTTTCGCGATCGGCAAAACTATTAGAAACTTTGGATAATACTCTATCGACTCCCACAGAAAAAGGAAAACAACTCATCCAAACACTCCTACAGAAAAAATCCGAAATTCTTGATAATTACGAAAAGCGAAATTTACAAAAAGTAGTTCGAATTCTCGAAGATTTAGGCTCAGAAATCAATCGTTATATCACTGAAAAAGAACCATGGGTGGTCATCAAACAAAATCCCGAAGAAGCAAGAAAGATACTAACTGATGTATTAAATGCTGGATGGATTTTGAGTATCTATCTTTATCCTATTTTGCCTTCATTCAGTAAAGGGGTTTGGGAATTTTTGAATATTCCTGTTGAATATAAGAACCAATTTTCTATTCTATCAAACAAAGTAGAAAAGCAAACCCTTTTGCCTAGTAATCATAAAATTCATCCCTACAGACACTTGGCTACTCGCATTCAAAAGGAGGATGTAGAAAAGATGTTCCAAGAAGAACAAAAAGAAATCCCACAAGCAGAAGAAAAAGAAACCAAAACCCAGTGGATTACGATTGAAGACTTCAACAAGATCGAAATCAAAATAGGAAAGATAGTCGAGGCAAAGTTCGTTGAAGGAGCTGATAAATTATTACAACTAAAAATTGATGTGGGAGAAAAAACCCCAAGAAATGTTTTCGCAGGTATTAAAGAACACTATCAACCCAACGAAATTGTTGGAATGAAAGTAGCAGTTGTTACCAACCTTCAACCAAGAAAAATGAAGTTTGGAGTTTCCGAAGCCATGATTTTAGCCGCAAACGATCAGGGAAAGCTCTCATTACTTCTACCCCACAAAGACGTAGAAACAGGAAGTATCGTCAAATAA